The Megachile rotundata isolate GNS110a chromosome 8, iyMegRotu1, whole genome shotgun sequence genome has a segment encoding these proteins:
- the LOC100878103 gene encoding uncharacterized protein LOC100878103 isoform X2, with protein MLFLIQFIKVVRGKVTTRCLWYACKALGLGVLLMLLGTCMATIGYFADQLSEAQEIRGNLTIRVKNESRGFHLNNLSYAGPIVMGVGGFIVVAACVMTFEARDNAAKVVPARFRFSQTSTIKNPRNQRNRRSTSSQTAKWDHQLGVFKVNRSPSPSIQEVSRKQLTAEFMQFSKELNEKQTGHSIKKSPSAPTLIDKRSPRKRTPKYAGCALLNPELLQRHALSVDNPSYSPHQVSRESLDQQKMGGSQVSMAMDLHIPNKGPVTLKVKDRSDTARRHQLLRQTKVEYVEEVDEARSPTGRGLSPKLSGAYCKYPDDFVPRKRNSMDIRLFEELTATKDLTKISPRDFRKISSPSFHKMSFDKIGSERRVERCMGQRKASLEFRKSPDFRRGDYRKLSVDRFSIDCTKYLSDEVEIRSRASSGENLRRQRQPKLHHSRSDDNKRQSFEKQKDAQSSRHSLNTQAVVESGCEIEFKYFTTTSLDTEESRADNSEGSHTIDVDETIPTIITSEGPTEADALLEEPELENLPENDLENSRHDRQEIKRCEKQIAKTERLIGNGQLSKERGNLEEFGENEETILYVEDDEV; from the exons GATACTTCGCAGATCAGCTATCAGAGGCACAAGAGATCAGAGGTaatctaacaataagagtgaagAATGAATCACGTGGATTCCATTTAAACAACCTCAGTTATGCCGGCCCCATCGTGATGGGCGTAGGAG GTTTTATCGTAGTAGCAGCTTGTGTAATGACATTCGAGGCTCGTGATAACGCTGCCAAAGTAGTTCCAGCCCGTTTTCGCTTCAGTCAAACGTCGACAATAAAAAACCCAAGAAATCAACGAAATCGGAGATCCACGTCCAGCCAGACGGCCAAATGGGATCACCAATTAGGGGTGTTCAAAGTGAACAGAAGCCCAAGTCCAAGTATACAAGAGGTTTCCAGAAAGCAGCTAACCGCAGAGTTTATGCAATTTTCGAAAGAACTGAACGAGAAACAAACTGGACACTCGATCAAAAAGAGTCCCAGTGCCCCGACCTTGATAGACAAAAGATCTCCACGTAAGAGAACCCCAAAATATGCTGGATGCGCGCTGTTGAATCCAGAATTACTTCAAAGACACGCGCTCTCCGTTGATAACCCTAGCTACAGTCCTCACCAG GTGAGTAGAGAAAGCTTGGACCAACAGAAAATGGGAGGCAGTCAAGTGTCGATGGCGATGGATCTTCACATTCCTAATAAGGGTCCTGTCACGCTGAAGGTGAAGGATAGGTCTGACACAGCTAGGAGACATCAACTACTTCGGCAGACGAAAGTAGAATATGTCGAAGAGGTTGATGAGGCACGATCACCTACTGGTCGTGGTCTTTCCCCTAAATTATCAG GTGCCTATTGCAAATATCCAGACGATTTTGTACCGCGCAAAAGAAACTCGATGGACATAAGACTGTTCGAGGAGCTGACCGCAACGAAAGACCTAACAAAAATATCACCCCGGGATTTCCGCAAGATTTCCTCTCCAAGTTTCCATAAAATGTCGTTCGACAAGATTGGAAGCGAGCGCAGGGTCGAGAGATGCATGGGTCAACGCAAAGCCAGCCTCGAGTTCCGAAAGAGCCCGGATTTTCGCAGAGGGGACTACAG AAAGCTATCTGTGGACAGATTTAGCATCGATTGCACCAAGTACCTGTCGGACGAGGTGGAAATTCGATCGAGAGCGAGCAGCGGTGAAAATCTGAGAAGGCAGCGGCAGCCAAAATTGCACCACTCGAGATCGGACGACAATAAGAGGCAGTCATTCGAGAAACAGAAAGACGCCCAGTCTAGCAGACACTCGTTGAACACTCAAGCTGTGGTCGAAAGCGGATGCGAGATCgagtttaaatatttcacgaCAACTTCGCTCGACACCGAAGAAAGTCGCGCGGACAATTCTGAAGGCAGTCACACGATCGACGTGGACGAAACGATTCCTACGATCATCACTTCCGAAGGACCCACCGAAGCCGATGCCTTACTCGAAGAACCGGAATTAGAGAACCTCCCGGAGAATGACCTAGAAAACTCCCGACACGATCGACAGGAAATTAAGAGATGCGAGAAGCAGATTGCCAAAACGGAACGTCTGATCGGCAACGGCCAATTGTCGAAGGAACGAGGGAACTTGGAGGAGTTCGGAGAGAATGAGGAAACCATTTTGTACGTCGAGGACGATGAAGTCTGA
- the LOC100878103 gene encoding uncharacterized protein LOC100878103 isoform X1, whose product MPQGSIHWQGTQRRACAPGAHWNVQVVRGKVTTRCLWYACKALGLGVLLMLLGTCMATIGYFADQLSEAQEIRGNLTIRVKNESRGFHLNNLSYAGPIVMGVGGFIVVAACVMTFEARDNAAKVVPARFRFSQTSTIKNPRNQRNRRSTSSQTAKWDHQLGVFKVNRSPSPSIQEVSRKQLTAEFMQFSKELNEKQTGHSIKKSPSAPTLIDKRSPRKRTPKYAGCALLNPELLQRHALSVDNPSYSPHQVSRESLDQQKMGGSQVSMAMDLHIPNKGPVTLKVKDRSDTARRHQLLRQTKVEYVEEVDEARSPTGRGLSPKLSGAYCKYPDDFVPRKRNSMDIRLFEELTATKDLTKISPRDFRKISSPSFHKMSFDKIGSERRVERCMGQRKASLEFRKSPDFRRGDYRKLSVDRFSIDCTKYLSDEVEIRSRASSGENLRRQRQPKLHHSRSDDNKRQSFEKQKDAQSSRHSLNTQAVVESGCEIEFKYFTTTSLDTEESRADNSEGSHTIDVDETIPTIITSEGPTEADALLEEPELENLPENDLENSRHDRQEIKRCEKQIAKTERLIGNGQLSKERGNLEEFGENEETILYVEDDEV is encoded by the exons GATACTTCGCAGATCAGCTATCAGAGGCACAAGAGATCAGAGGTaatctaacaataagagtgaagAATGAATCACGTGGATTCCATTTAAACAACCTCAGTTATGCCGGCCCCATCGTGATGGGCGTAGGAG GTTTTATCGTAGTAGCAGCTTGTGTAATGACATTCGAGGCTCGTGATAACGCTGCCAAAGTAGTTCCAGCCCGTTTTCGCTTCAGTCAAACGTCGACAATAAAAAACCCAAGAAATCAACGAAATCGGAGATCCACGTCCAGCCAGACGGCCAAATGGGATCACCAATTAGGGGTGTTCAAAGTGAACAGAAGCCCAAGTCCAAGTATACAAGAGGTTTCCAGAAAGCAGCTAACCGCAGAGTTTATGCAATTTTCGAAAGAACTGAACGAGAAACAAACTGGACACTCGATCAAAAAGAGTCCCAGTGCCCCGACCTTGATAGACAAAAGATCTCCACGTAAGAGAACCCCAAAATATGCTGGATGCGCGCTGTTGAATCCAGAATTACTTCAAAGACACGCGCTCTCCGTTGATAACCCTAGCTACAGTCCTCACCAG GTGAGTAGAGAAAGCTTGGACCAACAGAAAATGGGAGGCAGTCAAGTGTCGATGGCGATGGATCTTCACATTCCTAATAAGGGTCCTGTCACGCTGAAGGTGAAGGATAGGTCTGACACAGCTAGGAGACATCAACTACTTCGGCAGACGAAAGTAGAATATGTCGAAGAGGTTGATGAGGCACGATCACCTACTGGTCGTGGTCTTTCCCCTAAATTATCAG GTGCCTATTGCAAATATCCAGACGATTTTGTACCGCGCAAAAGAAACTCGATGGACATAAGACTGTTCGAGGAGCTGACCGCAACGAAAGACCTAACAAAAATATCACCCCGGGATTTCCGCAAGATTTCCTCTCCAAGTTTCCATAAAATGTCGTTCGACAAGATTGGAAGCGAGCGCAGGGTCGAGAGATGCATGGGTCAACGCAAAGCCAGCCTCGAGTTCCGAAAGAGCCCGGATTTTCGCAGAGGGGACTACAG AAAGCTATCTGTGGACAGATTTAGCATCGATTGCACCAAGTACCTGTCGGACGAGGTGGAAATTCGATCGAGAGCGAGCAGCGGTGAAAATCTGAGAAGGCAGCGGCAGCCAAAATTGCACCACTCGAGATCGGACGACAATAAGAGGCAGTCATTCGAGAAACAGAAAGACGCCCAGTCTAGCAGACACTCGTTGAACACTCAAGCTGTGGTCGAAAGCGGATGCGAGATCgagtttaaatatttcacgaCAACTTCGCTCGACACCGAAGAAAGTCGCGCGGACAATTCTGAAGGCAGTCACACGATCGACGTGGACGAAACGATTCCTACGATCATCACTTCCGAAGGACCCACCGAAGCCGATGCCTTACTCGAAGAACCGGAATTAGAGAACCTCCCGGAGAATGACCTAGAAAACTCCCGACACGATCGACAGGAAATTAAGAGATGCGAGAAGCAGATTGCCAAAACGGAACGTCTGATCGGCAACGGCCAATTGTCGAAGGAACGAGGGAACTTGGAGGAGTTCGGAGAGAATGAGGAAACCATTTTGTACGTCGAGGACGATGAAGTCTGA
- the LOC100878103 gene encoding uncharacterized protein LOC100878103 isoform X4: MLLGTCMATIGYFADQLSEAQEIRGNLTIRVKNESRGFHLNNLSYAGPIVMGVGGFIVVAACVMTFEARDNAAKVVPARFRFSQTSTIKNPRNQRNRRSTSSQTAKWDHQLGVFKVNRSPSPSIQEVSRKQLTAEFMQFSKELNEKQTGHSIKKSPSAPTLIDKRSPRKRTPKYAGCALLNPELLQRHALSVDNPSYSPHQVSRESLDQQKMGGSQVSMAMDLHIPNKGPVTLKVKDRSDTARRHQLLRQTKVEYVEEVDEARSPTGRGLSPKLSGAYCKYPDDFVPRKRNSMDIRLFEELTATKDLTKISPRDFRKISSPSFHKMSFDKIGSERRVERCMGQRKASLEFRKSPDFRRGDYRKLSVDRFSIDCTKYLSDEVEIRSRASSGENLRRQRQPKLHHSRSDDNKRQSFEKQKDAQSSRHSLNTQAVVESGCEIEFKYFTTTSLDTEESRADNSEGSHTIDVDETIPTIITSEGPTEADALLEEPELENLPENDLENSRHDRQEIKRCEKQIAKTERLIGNGQLSKERGNLEEFGENEETILYVEDDEV, translated from the exons GATACTTCGCAGATCAGCTATCAGAGGCACAAGAGATCAGAGGTaatctaacaataagagtgaagAATGAATCACGTGGATTCCATTTAAACAACCTCAGTTATGCCGGCCCCATCGTGATGGGCGTAGGAG GTTTTATCGTAGTAGCAGCTTGTGTAATGACATTCGAGGCTCGTGATAACGCTGCCAAAGTAGTTCCAGCCCGTTTTCGCTTCAGTCAAACGTCGACAATAAAAAACCCAAGAAATCAACGAAATCGGAGATCCACGTCCAGCCAGACGGCCAAATGGGATCACCAATTAGGGGTGTTCAAAGTGAACAGAAGCCCAAGTCCAAGTATACAAGAGGTTTCCAGAAAGCAGCTAACCGCAGAGTTTATGCAATTTTCGAAAGAACTGAACGAGAAACAAACTGGACACTCGATCAAAAAGAGTCCCAGTGCCCCGACCTTGATAGACAAAAGATCTCCACGTAAGAGAACCCCAAAATATGCTGGATGCGCGCTGTTGAATCCAGAATTACTTCAAAGACACGCGCTCTCCGTTGATAACCCTAGCTACAGTCCTCACCAG GTGAGTAGAGAAAGCTTGGACCAACAGAAAATGGGAGGCAGTCAAGTGTCGATGGCGATGGATCTTCACATTCCTAATAAGGGTCCTGTCACGCTGAAGGTGAAGGATAGGTCTGACACAGCTAGGAGACATCAACTACTTCGGCAGACGAAAGTAGAATATGTCGAAGAGGTTGATGAGGCACGATCACCTACTGGTCGTGGTCTTTCCCCTAAATTATCAG GTGCCTATTGCAAATATCCAGACGATTTTGTACCGCGCAAAAGAAACTCGATGGACATAAGACTGTTCGAGGAGCTGACCGCAACGAAAGACCTAACAAAAATATCACCCCGGGATTTCCGCAAGATTTCCTCTCCAAGTTTCCATAAAATGTCGTTCGACAAGATTGGAAGCGAGCGCAGGGTCGAGAGATGCATGGGTCAACGCAAAGCCAGCCTCGAGTTCCGAAAGAGCCCGGATTTTCGCAGAGGGGACTACAG AAAGCTATCTGTGGACAGATTTAGCATCGATTGCACCAAGTACCTGTCGGACGAGGTGGAAATTCGATCGAGAGCGAGCAGCGGTGAAAATCTGAGAAGGCAGCGGCAGCCAAAATTGCACCACTCGAGATCGGACGACAATAAGAGGCAGTCATTCGAGAAACAGAAAGACGCCCAGTCTAGCAGACACTCGTTGAACACTCAAGCTGTGGTCGAAAGCGGATGCGAGATCgagtttaaatatttcacgaCAACTTCGCTCGACACCGAAGAAAGTCGCGCGGACAATTCTGAAGGCAGTCACACGATCGACGTGGACGAAACGATTCCTACGATCATCACTTCCGAAGGACCCACCGAAGCCGATGCCTTACTCGAAGAACCGGAATTAGAGAACCTCCCGGAGAATGACCTAGAAAACTCCCGACACGATCGACAGGAAATTAAGAGATGCGAGAAGCAGATTGCCAAAACGGAACGTCTGATCGGCAACGGCCAATTGTCGAAGGAACGAGGGAACTTGGAGGAGTTCGGAGAGAATGAGGAAACCATTTTGTACGTCGAGGACGATGAAGTCTGA